The following is a genomic window from Mya arenaria isolate MELC-2E11 chromosome 4, ASM2691426v1.
tgctTTTCGAGCGGTATCAATTGCAACATCTCCATTATAACACTTATAAACAAACTTGTTTGTAATGTGCTTTGATTTACTGGCGGAATTTAGACGGGATTCACGCAGACGAATccttacatatttcattttgcatattgatatgaaaacatgttattCTTATTTATCCACACCTATGATATTGTGCTTGAATAACGTATGTTagtctgaaatatatatttgttttgcaaaagtCAACTTGAAAGAAAGCCGGGACTATCATTTTCATTGTTGacatcattataataaatggtaaaatttaAGGCATTCACATCCATTTATAATTCAATGGAGGCGCCATCGGCGACAGAGTTGTTGTGCAGATTTCAACATTTGGCCATAACGCGAAAACCGCGTCGTGTGTAGTGTCGGATTGTCTGGTGTAGTGTTGGTTTGTCTTGTGTAGTGTTGGTTTGTCTTGTGTAGTGTCGGTTTGTCGTGTGTAGTGTCGGATTGTCTGGTGTAGTGTTGGTTTGTCTGTTGTAGTGTTGgtttgtcttgttttgtgtTGGTTTGTCGTGTGTAGTGTTGGTTTGTCTTGTGTAGTGTTGGTTTGTCTTGTGTAGTGTTGGTCTGTCGTGTGTAGTGTTGGTTTTTCGTGTGTACTGTGGTTTGTCTTGTGTAGTGTTGGTGTGTCTGGTGTTGTGTTGGTTTTTCTTGTGTGGTATTGGTTTGTCATGTGTAGTGTTGGTTTGTCTGGTGTAGTGTTGGTTTGTCTTGTGTAGTGTTGGTTTGTCTTGTGTAGTGTTGGTTTGTCTGCTGTAGTGTTGGTTTGTCATGTGTTGTGTTGGTTTGTCTGGTGTAGTGTTGGTTTGTCTTGTGTAGTGTTGgtttgtcttgtgttgtgttgGTTTGTCTGCTGTAGTGTTAgtttgtcttgtgttgtgttgGTTTGTCTGCTGAAGTGTTGGTGTGTCTGGTGTTGTGTTGGTTTTTCTTGTGTAGTGTTGGTTTGTCATGTGTTGTGTTGGTTTGTCTTGTGTAGTGTTGgtttgtcttgtgttgtgttgGTTTGTCTGCTGTAGTGTTGgtttgtcttgtgttgtgttgGTTTGTCTGCTGAAGTGTTGGTGTGTCTGGTGTTGTGTTGGTTTGTCTTGTGTAGTGTTGGTTTGTCATGTGTTGTGTTGGTTTGTCTGGTGTAGTGTTGGTTTGTCTTGTGTAGTGTTGgtttgtcttgtgttgtgttgGTTTGTCTGGTGTAGTGTTGGTTTGTCTGCTGTAGTGTTGgtttgtcttgtgttgtgttgGTTTGTCTTGTGTAGTGTTGGTTTGTCTGCTGTAGTGTTGGTTTGTCATGTGTTGTGTTGGTTTGTCTGGTGTAGTGTTGGTTTGTCTTGTGTAGTGTTGgtttgtcttgtgttgtgttgGTTTGTCTGGTGTAGTGTTGGTTTGTCTTGTGTAGTGTTGGTTTGTCTTGTGTAGTGTTGGTTTGTCTGGTGTAGTGTTGGTTTGTCTGGTGTAGTGTTGGTTTGTCTGCTGTAGTGTTGgtttgtcttgtgttgtgttgGTTTGTCTGCTGTAGTGTTGgtttgtcttgtgttgtgttgGTTTGTCTGCTGTAGTGTTGGTGTGTCTGGTGTTGTGTTGGTTTTTCTTGTGTAGTGTTGGTTTGTCATGTGTTGTGTTGGTTTGTCTGGTGTAGTGTTGGTTTGTCTTGTGTAGTGTTGgtttgtcttgtgttgtgttgGTTTGTCTGGTGTAGTGTTGGTTTGTCTGCTGTAGTGTTGgtttgtcttgtgttgtgttgGTTTGTCTGGTGTAGTGTTGGTTTGTCTGCTGTAGTGTTGGTTTGTCATGTGTTGTGTTGGTTTGTCTGGTGTAGTGTTGGTTTGTCTTGTGTAGTGTTGgtttgtcttgtgttgtgttgGTTTGTCTGGTGTAGTGTTGGTTTGTCTTGTGTAGTGTTGGTTTGTCTTGTGTAGTGTTGgtttgtcttgtgttgtgttgGTTTGTCTGGTGTAGTGTTGGTTTGTCTGCTGTAGTGTTGgtttgtcttgtgttgtgttgGTTTGTCTGCTGTAGTGTTGGTTTGTCTTGTGTAGTGTTGGTTTGTCTTGTGTTAAGTTGGTTTGTCTGGtgttaagtttgtttgttttgagtAGTGTTGGTTTGTCTTGTGTAGTGTTGGTTTGTCTTGTGTAGTGTTGGTTTGTCTGCTGTAGTGTTGgtttgtcttgtgttgtgttggtttgtcttgtgttgtgttgGTTTGTCTGCTGTAGTGTTGGTTTGTCTTGTGTTAAGTTGGTTTGTCTGGtgttaagtttgtttgttttgagtAGTGTTGGTTTGTCTTGTGTAGTGTTGgtttgtcttgtgttgtgttgGTTTGTCTGGTGTAGTGTTGGTTTGTCTGCTGTAGTGTTGGTTTGTCTTGTGTAGTGTTGGTTTTTCTTGTGTTAAGTTGGTTTGTCTGGtgttaagtttgtttgttttgagtAGTGTTGGTTTGTCTGCTGTAGTGTTGGTTTGTCTTGTGTAGTGTTGGTTTGTCTTGTGTAGTGTTGGTTTGTTTTGTGTagtgtttgtttgtcttgtgTAGTTTTGGATTATCTTGTGTAGTGTTGGTTTGTCTTGTGTAGTTTTGGATTATCTTGTGTAGCGTTGGTTTGTTTTGTGTagtgtttgtttgtcttgtgTAGTTTTGGATTATCTTGTGTAGTGTTGGTTTGTTTTGTGTagtgtttgtttgtcttgtgTAGTTTTGGATTATCTTGTGTAGTGTTGGTTTGTCTTGTGTAGTTTTGGATTATCTTGTGTAGCGGTGGTTTATTTTGTGTagtgtttgtttgtcttgtgTAGTTTT
Proteins encoded in this region:
- the LOC128230705 gene encoding transcription initiation factor TFIID subunit 1-like, with amino-acid sequence MAFHRQGRRVTQQTNTTQDKPTLQQTNQHNTRQTNTTADKPTLHQTNQHNTRQTNTTQDKPTLHKTNQHYTRQTNTTQDKPTLHKTNQHYTRQTNTTHDKPTLQQTNQHYTRQTNTTQDKPTLQQTNQHYTRQTNTTQDKPTLHKTNQHYTRQTNTTHDKPTLHKKNQHNTRHTNTTADKPTQHKTNQHYSRQTNTTQDKPTLQQTNQHYTRQTNTTPDKPTLHKTNQHYTRQTNTTPDKPTQHKTNQHYTRQTNTTPDKPTQHMTNQHYSRQTNTTQDKPTQHKTNQHYSRQTNTTPDKPTQHKTNQHYTRQTNTTPDKPTQHMTNQHYTRQTNTTPDTPTLQQTNQHNTRQTNTTADKPTQHKTNQHYTRQTNTTHDKPTLHKKNQHNTRHTNTSADKPTQHKTN